The Prosthecobacter vanneervenii genome has a segment encoding these proteins:
- a CDS encoding GDP-L-fucose synthase family protein — MAITGGKLFITGHRGLVGRALLRYYEDKPQWQIITRTREELDLRDPHATDAFFAAEKPDAVILSAAKVGGIKASYTHPVDFLLDNLQIQNCVLSAAHRFETKKVLFLGSTCIYPKAAEIPIREDSLMTGPMEETNAPYGVAKIAGIKLCQGYRHQHGRDFICAMPANLYGPYDNFDPEHSHVLPSLIRRFHEARLQSAPSVTLWGSGNPKREFLFVDDLASACGFLLENYSSPDIINVGCGWDVSIREAAEIIRGIVGYEGEIRWDTTQPDGNPRRLLDVSRMEKLGWKARTDFREGVARTYQWFLENRATARV; from the coding sequence ATGGCTATCACAGGCGGCAAACTTTTCATCACAGGTCATCGGGGTCTCGTCGGGCGCGCGCTGCTGCGTTATTATGAGGACAAGCCCCAGTGGCAGATCATCACCCGCACCCGCGAGGAGCTGGACCTGCGCGATCCGCATGCCACGGACGCCTTCTTTGCCGCCGAGAAGCCGGACGCCGTGATCCTCTCCGCCGCCAAGGTGGGCGGCATCAAGGCCAGCTACACCCACCCGGTGGACTTCCTGCTGGACAACCTGCAGATCCAAAACTGCGTCCTCTCCGCCGCGCACCGCTTTGAGACGAAAAAGGTGCTCTTTCTGGGCAGCACCTGCATTTACCCGAAGGCCGCTGAAATCCCCATCCGGGAAGACAGCCTCATGACCGGCCCCATGGAGGAGACCAATGCGCCCTACGGCGTGGCCAAGATCGCGGGGATCAAGCTCTGCCAGGGCTACCGCCACCAGCACGGCCGCGACTTCATCTGCGCCATGCCGGCCAATCTGTACGGGCCCTACGACAATTTTGACCCCGAGCACTCCCACGTGCTGCCCTCCCTGATCCGCCGCTTTCACGAGGCGCGCCTGCAGAGCGCCCCCAGCGTGACGCTGTGGGGCAGCGGCAATCCGAAGCGGGAATTCCTCTTTGTGGACGATCTGGCCTCCGCCTGCGGCTTCCTGCTGGAAAACTACAGCAGCCCCGACATCATCAATGTGGGCTGCGGCTGGGATGTCAGCATCCGCGAGGCGGCGGAGATCATCCGTGGCATCGTCGGCTACGAGGGGGAGATCCGCTGGGACACCACCCAGCCGGATGGCAACCCCCGCCGCCTGCTGGACGTGAGCCGCATGGAAAAGCTGGGCTGGAAGGCCCGCACCGACTTCCGCGAAGGCGTGGCCCGCACCTACCAGTGGTTTTTGGAAAACCGCGCCACCGCCCGGGTCTAG
- a CDS encoding class I SAM-dependent methyltransferase — protein sequence MAIQAFRPVLITRNTCRICGSRSLTPVVSLGDQFIGGVLASADGSALVKRKVPLDLVRCDPSQDENACGLVQMRHSVPPKVLYHRYYYESGINQSMIDNLTGITKLVEETVTLKPKDIVLDIGCNDGTLLSSYRTQGLRHIGIDPSDVALKARAKGFTVVNDFFTARAFRSEHPTEKARVVTSISMFYDLENPHAFVQDIADVLATDGIWILEQSYLPAMLDINSFDTICHEHLEYYSLAVLERLFGDHGLEVIDVHLNDVNGGSFRLVVANAGQVKPSREAAARVQELRIREFEMALDSDAPYAVFRDNIERIRTDLTAFLQKAKAEGKVVHGYGASTKGSTTLQYCNVTPDLVPFIADRNPIKWGSYTIGTHIKIISEEESRAAKPDYYLVLPWHFMPEFLKRESDFLARGGKFVVPMPQVHLVGA from the coding sequence ATGGCCATCCAAGCTTTCCGTCCTGTCCTCATTACCCGCAATACCTGCCGAATCTGCGGCTCCCGCAGCCTCACCCCTGTCGTCAGCCTGGGAGATCAGTTCATCGGCGGAGTTTTGGCGAGTGCAGACGGCAGTGCGCTGGTGAAGCGCAAGGTGCCGCTGGACCTCGTGCGCTGCGACCCCTCCCAGGACGAAAACGCCTGCGGCCTGGTGCAGATGCGCCACTCCGTGCCGCCCAAGGTGCTCTACCACCGCTACTATTACGAGTCCGGCATCAATCAGTCCATGATCGACAACCTCACCGGCATCACCAAGCTGGTGGAGGAAACCGTGACGCTGAAGCCCAAGGACATCGTGCTCGACATCGGGTGCAACGACGGCACCCTGCTCTCCAGCTACCGCACGCAGGGCCTGCGCCACATCGGCATCGACCCCTCAGACGTGGCCCTCAAGGCGCGCGCCAAGGGCTTCACCGTGGTGAATGACTTTTTCACCGCCCGCGCCTTCCGCAGCGAGCACCCCACGGAAAAGGCCCGCGTGGTCACCAGCATCTCCATGTTCTACGATCTGGAGAACCCGCACGCCTTTGTGCAGGACATCGCCGATGTGCTGGCCACGGACGGCATCTGGATCCTGGAGCAGAGCTACCTGCCCGCCATGCTGGACATCAACAGCTTTGACACCATCTGCCACGAGCATCTGGAATATTACTCGCTGGCCGTGCTGGAGCGCCTGTTTGGCGATCATGGGCTCGAAGTGATCGACGTTCATCTCAATGATGTGAACGGCGGCAGCTTCCGCCTGGTGGTGGCCAACGCCGGCCAGGTCAAGCCCTCCCGCGAGGCCGCCGCCCGCGTGCAGGAGCTGCGCATCCGCGAGTTTGAGATGGCGCTGGACTCCGACGCGCCCTACGCCGTCTTCCGCGACAACATCGAGCGCATCCGCACCGATCTGACCGCCTTCCTGCAAAAGGCCAAGGCCGAAGGCAAGGTGGTGCACGGCTATGGTGCATCGACCAAGGGCAGCACCACGCTGCAATACTGCAATGTGACGCCCGACCTGGTGCCCTTCATCGCCGACCGCAATCCCATCAAGTGGGGCAGCTACACCATCGGCACGCACATCAAGATCATCTCCGAGGAGGAATCCCGCGCTGCCAAGCCGGACTACTACCTCGTGCTGCCGTGGCACTTCATGCCCGAGTTCCTGAAGCGCGAAAGCGACTTCCTGGCGCGCGGCGGCAAGTTCGTGGTACCGATGCCGCAGGTGCATCTGGTGGGTGCGTGA
- a CDS encoding DUF7832 domain-containing protein, protein MNQPKVYDKAKWHFETVDQHGLPEEHASHHIVFFFRWCIENDFVSEWLRTEWPEDYAAVRDGQLSALDYFEKLDLCLIDDMLTDEGNAFASAYFEYETGRYIDDLLATLKGDLPSEYHIPFNEDTYGRLRQVMDSRYAAWKTGNVASVSKKRKWWQFWK, encoded by the coding sequence ATGAACCAGCCCAAGGTATACGACAAAGCAAAGTGGCACTTTGAGACCGTGGACCAGCATGGGCTGCCCGAGGAGCATGCCTCGCATCACATCGTCTTTTTCTTTCGCTGGTGCATTGAAAACGACTTCGTCAGCGAGTGGCTGCGAACCGAATGGCCTGAAGACTATGCCGCAGTGCGCGACGGCCAGCTCAGTGCCCTGGACTACTTTGAGAAGCTGGACCTCTGCCTCATCGATGACATGCTCACGGATGAGGGCAATGCCTTTGCCTCGGCTTACTTTGAGTACGAAACCGGACGTTACATCGACGATCTACTTGCCACCCTCAAAGGAGACCTGCCTTCGGAGTATCACATCCCCTTCAACGAGGATACCTATGGGCGTCTCAGGCAGGTGATGGACAGTCGCTATGCCGCGTGGAAGACCGGAAACGTGGCCAGTGTGTCCAAAAAGCGCAAGTGGTGGCAGTTCTGGAAATGA
- a CDS encoding phenylacetate--CoA ligase family protein — protein MATNATTSAPFASFFQLIQRTLWALRQFAPSRQAPEAIQRTQQERLRALLAQARAGSAFYREKFRHLPEDCTDLQAFPITTKAEMMAHFDAVVTDPAVTRAGVEGFMSDAANAGRLFLGKYAVAHTSGSQGQPALIVQNQQVLDLLYAFQLTRGQAAGAGSAVGRLVQTVRRLLRPTRVAVLSSAQGFFPSACVWQHLPRYLHWCMRFLFVPANDPRLLDKLNEFSPSVLTAMPSTLELLALNDEELHLPRLERLITCSEPLTAKTRERLRHAFGVPVLDNYACGECLFLSNGCPTAPGAHLNSDWAILEVVDAHNQPVPPGQPGHKVLLTNLANTVQPFIRYELGDGVTMATEPCGCGSRLPRLQTIRGRTEDVFWLHIAQGYRALLEYPFQHAFDPLREVREWQAVQVERNHLIIRLESIPGTVVDVEAARRRLEERLRTTGWPLAELHLTLEAVPNLTPDEPTTKFRHMVSHTGPPADLDTEHMDLQAESTGSPCAGE, from the coding sequence ATGGCGACAAATGCCACAACTAGCGCTCCTTTCGCCAGCTTCTTCCAGCTGATCCAGCGCACGCTGTGGGCCCTGCGCCAGTTCGCGCCCTCGCGGCAGGCGCCGGAGGCGATTCAGCGGACGCAGCAGGAGCGCCTGCGCGCGCTGCTGGCCCAGGCACGTGCGGGCTCCGCCTTTTACCGGGAGAAATTCCGCCACCTGCCGGAGGACTGCACGGACCTGCAGGCCTTTCCCATCACCACCAAGGCGGAAATGATGGCGCATTTTGATGCGGTGGTGACGGACCCGGCCGTGACACGCGCGGGGGTGGAGGGCTTCATGTCAGACGCCGCGAATGCGGGCCGCCTCTTTCTGGGCAAGTACGCAGTGGCGCACACCTCGGGCAGCCAGGGGCAGCCGGCGCTGATCGTGCAAAATCAGCAGGTGCTGGACCTGCTGTATGCCTTTCAACTGACACGCGGCCAAGCGGCCGGCGCAGGAAGCGCGGTGGGGCGCCTGGTGCAGACGGTGCGCCGCCTGCTGCGGCCCACACGGGTGGCGGTGCTGAGCAGCGCGCAGGGGTTCTTTCCCTCCGCATGCGTGTGGCAGCACCTGCCGCGCTACCTGCACTGGTGCATGCGCTTTCTCTTTGTGCCTGCCAATGACCCGCGCCTGCTGGACAAGCTGAATGAGTTCAGCCCCAGCGTGCTGACGGCCATGCCCTCCACCCTGGAGCTGCTGGCGCTGAATGATGAGGAACTGCACCTGCCCCGCCTGGAGCGGCTCATCACCTGCAGCGAGCCCCTGACCGCCAAGACGCGCGAGCGCCTGCGCCATGCCTTTGGCGTGCCGGTGCTGGACAACTACGCCTGCGGCGAGTGCCTGTTTCTGAGCAATGGCTGCCCCACCGCGCCCGGCGCGCATCTCAACAGCGACTGGGCCATCCTGGAGGTGGTGGACGCACACAACCAGCCCGTGCCGCCCGGCCAGCCAGGCCACAAGGTGCTGCTGACAAATCTGGCCAACACCGTGCAGCCTTTCATCCGCTACGAGCTGGGAGACGGGGTGACGATGGCCACGGAGCCCTGCGGCTGCGGCAGCCGTCTGCCACGCCTGCAGACGATCCGGGGCCGCACGGAGGATGTCTTCTGGCTGCACATAGCCCAAGGCTACCGCGCGCTGCTGGAGTATCCGTTTCAGCATGCCTTTGACCCGCTGCGCGAGGTGCGGGAATGGCAGGCTGTGCAGGTGGAGCGCAATCACCTCATCATCCGTCTGGAGTCGATCCCGGGCACCGTGGTGGATGTGGAAGCCGCACGCCGCCGCCTGGAGGAGCGCCTGCGCACGACCGGTTGGCCGCTGGCGGAGCTGCACCTGACCTTGGAAGCCGTGCCGAACCTGACCCCGGACGAGCCCACGACGAAATTTCGCCACATGGTGTCCCACACCGGCCCGCCCGCTGATCTGGACACTGAACACATGGACCTCCAGGCCGAGAGCACCGGCAGCCCATGTGCAGGTGAGTGA
- a CDS encoding prenyltransferase/squalene oxidase repeat-containing protein, with amino-acid sequence MRFPRSLFILPLLAAATCARAETAKPELISPQVKAAVDKAVGWLMKQQKSAGLIVDEKSDAKPKRGDLPSHSAAMTSLALMGLASVGHMPDDPTPEGQACGRALRYVVEGVEPDENGYLGRSDRSRMYGHGIMSLMMAEMIGHAPDEATDKRLQQLLKGAVQLIIRSQQVPKSEANRGGWRYEPSSSDSDISVSVWQVMALRAAKNAGFDVPKGAIDNAVAYIKRSYRVERDSNGNPKADNAAFSYEPYGGRQTFSTTAAGLLSLQVCGQYEAPEVHGSANWLVKSPPEINEPWFFYGCYYYAQGMYQRGGDFAAAARQKTEQTLISAQGQDGSWYPRNGNEKSAGAVYATSLALLSLSVHHHFLPIYQK; translated from the coding sequence ATGCGCTTTCCCCGATCCCTTTTTATCCTTCCCCTGCTGGCCGCAGCCACCTGCGCCCGCGCCGAGACCGCCAAGCCGGAGCTGATCTCCCCGCAGGTGAAGGCCGCCGTGGACAAGGCCGTGGGCTGGCTCATGAAGCAGCAGAAGTCCGCCGGACTGATCGTGGATGAAAAATCTGATGCCAAGCCCAAGCGCGGCGACCTGCCCTCCCACAGCGCGGCGATGACGAGCCTGGCGCTGATGGGGCTGGCCTCCGTGGGCCACATGCCGGACGATCCCACACCCGAGGGCCAGGCCTGCGGCCGCGCCCTGCGCTATGTGGTGGAAGGCGTGGAGCCTGACGAAAACGGCTACCTGGGCCGCAGCGACCGCTCGCGCATGTACGGCCACGGCATCATGTCTCTCATGATGGCCGAGATGATCGGCCACGCGCCGGACGAGGCCACGGACAAGCGCCTGCAGCAGCTGCTGAAAGGGGCCGTGCAGCTCATCATCCGCTCCCAGCAGGTGCCCAAGAGCGAGGCCAACCGCGGCGGCTGGCGCTATGAGCCCAGCTCAAGTGACAGCGACATCTCCGTGAGCGTGTGGCAGGTGATGGCCCTGCGCGCCGCGAAGAACGCCGGATTTGACGTGCCGAAGGGCGCGATCGACAACGCGGTGGCCTACATCAAGCGCAGCTACCGCGTGGAGCGCGACTCCAATGGCAATCCCAAGGCCGACAACGCGGCCTTCAGCTACGAGCCCTACGGCGGCCGCCAGACCTTCTCCACCACGGCTGCGGGCCTGCTCTCCCTGCAGGTGTGCGGCCAGTATGAGGCCCCCGAGGTGCACGGCTCGGCCAACTGGCTGGTGAAATCCCCGCCCGAGATCAATGAGCCCTGGTTCTTCTACGGCTGCTACTACTACGCGCAGGGCATGTACCAGCGCGGCGGAGACTTTGCCGCCGCCGCCCGCCAGAAGACCGAGCAGACCCTCATCTCCGCCCAAGGCCAGGACGGCAGCTGGTACCCACGCAATGGCAACGAGAAGAGCGCCGGCGCTGTGTATGCCACCTCACTGGCCCTGCTGAGCCTGAGCGTGCATCACCACTTTCTGCCGATTTATCAGAAGTAA
- a CDS encoding site-2 protease family protein, with product MLRFHLLGFPVQIHWIFWFNTALMGGALEANTPAELRRLLAWVAAVLVSILIHELGHALTMRNFGDRRVEIILFAFGGMAMGSRMRSRNQSLMITAGGPVLQILAGLVVGWSLTLWRPPTLWLHQFMDAFTVVSLFWALLNLVPVLPLDGGRLCQTALGPARHKETLTISLVCAVVLAGLSFERELWLGLQNGVLNLLDIHAVNRIGGGLFTLILFGMMAMNNWRQLREEPQIPWMNGR from the coding sequence ATGCTTCGCTTTCATCTCCTCGGCTTTCCGGTGCAGATTCATTGGATCTTCTGGTTCAACACCGCGCTGATGGGCGGGGCGCTGGAGGCCAACACCCCGGCGGAGCTGCGCAGGCTGCTGGCCTGGGTGGCGGCGGTGCTGGTGTCCATCCTCATCCATGAGCTGGGGCATGCGCTGACCATGCGGAATTTTGGCGACCGCCGCGTGGAGATCATCCTCTTTGCCTTTGGCGGCATGGCCATGGGCAGCCGCATGCGCTCGCGCAATCAGTCCCTCATGATCACCGCCGGCGGGCCGGTGCTGCAGATCCTGGCCGGGCTGGTCGTGGGCTGGAGCCTGACGCTGTGGCGGCCGCCCACGCTGTGGCTGCACCAGTTTATGGATGCCTTTACCGTGGTGAGCCTCTTCTGGGCGCTGCTGAATCTGGTGCCCGTGCTGCCGCTGGATGGCGGGCGGCTGTGCCAGACGGCGCTGGGCCCCGCCCGGCACAAGGAGACGCTGACGATCAGCCTGGTGTGCGCCGTGGTGCTGGCGGGGCTGTCCTTTGAGCGGGAGCTGTGGCTGGGCCTGCAAAACGGCGTGCTCAATCTGCTGGACATCCACGCGGTGAACCGCATCGGCGGCGGCCTCTTCACCCTCATCCTCTTTGGCATGATGGCGATGAACAATTGGCGCCAACTGCGCGAAGAGCCGCAAATTCCGTGGATGAATGGACGTTGA
- a CDS encoding outer membrane protein assembly factor BamB family protein — protein sequence MKRFLTCLLLSTAALRADDAADLISQSGVKGGIVVHVGCGDGKTTLALRASERYQVQGLTQDAAALPAIRESIHQTGKYGPVAVDTWTGQHLPYIENYVNLLVVEDAAAVSKAEIDRVLTPLGVAMVRKKGGGWDKIVKPWPKGMDEWTHYAYDSKGNPTSKDMLTGPPSRMQWVGNPRWSRHHDRMSSVSAEVSSQGRIFYIMDEGSRISILMPAKFALIARDAFNGTVLWKKPIPQWSTHLWPLKSGPTQLARRLAAIGDKVYVTLGISDPITCLDGATGEVVRDYPQTKGAEELLYRNGTLYALVNPEPWRLNEEFAVKQQSDQKRVETEFNWDGKTRHLMAVDAESGKTVWSVDDKVGPITLALDDKRMVYYNGDGLTSRDVKTGKVLFADVPEARRKLYEFNFAPRVVLNDDVILYAGGDGLMKGINADTGKELWSSSHEKSGYRSMEDVIVAQGLVWNAGTTQGNQTGEYTGRDPLTGAVKKQFYPDVPQGTYWFHHRCYMAKATEKYIIPSRTGIEYVDMDKQHWDLNHWVRGACLYGVLPCNGLTYAGPHNCACYPEAKLDGMAAMASAPRYPMPPHTADSARLTKGPAYAEPIEEKPADSKDWPTYRSDNARSGYSNQDLKKDLGMAWEVKLTPPLSTTTTAAGLTFVSEVDKHTLHAFNSATGKEAWHFIAGGRMDSPPTYWQGRVYVGGNDGNVYCLRAKDGALVWKFQGAPVMMSHGAWEMMESVWPVHGSVLVENGLVSFVSGHSCFLDGGLWFYRIDAKTGEMKVKVNYDDRDPETGGDLNDRHKTLQMPVALNDILSSDGKWTFLRTQKIDPAGLRVEVGPVSGDFDKQGGAHKGEGKHLFAPMGFLDDSNFHRSYWVYGKSFAGGHGGYFQAGKYAPAGRILVHDDKNVYSYGREAQYYKWTTTMEYTLYATSKEPPDEAYDTESATTERKGNSVVLDKDGKPLAVQPAKETQVGHSETLKAQAEARKKGKGKGGEAKGNAKGGAKAKNAPIPGSVQFPDVPALDPKETAITVEAWVLPDKPSGTIINHGGPRLGVGLDFHDRKPQFHIRDDSKVSTIVSAEAFGEGWHHIAGVLAADKKMTLYIDGKLVAEGTAGNLISAKPANPLIVGNGSGVAEESAGAYSGLLDQLAIYHKALTAAEVQRRFEEPDAKPADAVLVCNFDNGDSRDSSGNEVHGVGAGVESGKGKVGGALWFKGDAAGGGKGDKNSGSFVKHTWDRFVPIVARSMALAGKTVLVSGAPDMIDEEYAFERLAAKDPAILQELKEQDEALDGKRGAKMWAVNTETGEQSTGLELTSPPVWDGITVAQGCVFVSTMDGRLQCFGK from the coding sequence ATGAAACGATTCCTCACCTGCCTCCTTCTCTCCACCGCCGCGCTGCGTGCGGATGATGCCGCCGATCTGATCTCCCAGTCCGGGGTGAAGGGCGGGATCGTCGTGCATGTGGGCTGTGGCGATGGCAAGACCACCCTGGCTCTGCGTGCCAGCGAGCGCTACCAGGTGCAGGGCCTCACGCAGGATGCAGCGGCGCTGCCCGCCATCCGTGAGTCGATCCACCAGACCGGCAAGTACGGCCCCGTGGCCGTGGACACCTGGACGGGCCAGCACCTGCCCTACATCGAGAATTACGTGAACCTCCTCGTGGTGGAAGACGCGGCCGCGGTTTCCAAGGCGGAGATCGACCGCGTGCTCACGCCCCTCGGCGTGGCGATGGTGCGGAAGAAAGGCGGCGGCTGGGACAAGATCGTGAAGCCCTGGCCCAAGGGCATGGATGAGTGGACGCACTATGCGTATGACTCGAAGGGCAATCCCACCTCCAAGGACATGCTCACCGGCCCGCCCTCGCGCATGCAGTGGGTGGGAAATCCACGCTGGAGCCGCCACCACGACCGCATGTCCTCCGTCAGCGCGGAGGTCAGCTCCCAGGGCCGCATTTTCTACATCATGGACGAGGGCAGCCGCATCTCCATCCTCATGCCGGCCAAGTTTGCGCTGATCGCGCGAGATGCCTTTAACGGCACCGTCTTGTGGAAAAAGCCCATCCCGCAGTGGAGCACCCACCTCTGGCCGCTCAAGTCCGGCCCCACCCAGCTGGCACGCCGACTGGCAGCCATCGGCGACAAAGTGTACGTCACCCTCGGCATCAGCGATCCCATCACCTGCCTCGATGGCGCGACTGGGGAGGTGGTGCGCGACTACCCGCAGACCAAGGGCGCTGAGGAGCTGCTCTACCGCAATGGCACCCTCTACGCGCTGGTGAATCCCGAGCCCTGGCGTCTCAATGAGGAATTCGCCGTGAAGCAGCAGAGCGACCAGAAGCGCGTGGAGACGGAATTCAACTGGGACGGCAAAACCCGCCACCTCATGGCCGTGGACGCCGAGAGCGGCAAGACCGTCTGGTCTGTGGATGACAAGGTGGGGCCCATCACCCTGGCGCTGGATGACAAGCGCATGGTCTATTACAATGGCGACGGCCTGACCAGCCGCGATGTGAAGACGGGCAAGGTGCTCTTTGCCGATGTGCCCGAGGCCCGCCGCAAGCTCTATGAGTTCAACTTCGCCCCCCGTGTGGTGCTCAATGACGATGTGATCCTCTACGCCGGTGGCGATGGATTGATGAAGGGCATCAATGCGGACACCGGCAAGGAGCTGTGGAGCTCCTCCCATGAGAAGAGCGGCTACCGCAGCATGGAAGATGTCATTGTAGCGCAGGGTCTGGTATGGAATGCCGGCACCACGCAGGGAAATCAGACCGGCGAGTACACCGGGCGCGATCCGCTCACGGGTGCGGTGAAAAAGCAGTTCTACCCCGACGTGCCGCAGGGCACCTACTGGTTCCACCACCGCTGCTACATGGCCAAGGCCACGGAGAAGTACATCATCCCCTCCCGCACCGGCATCGAGTATGTGGACATGGACAAGCAGCACTGGGACCTCAACCACTGGGTGCGCGGTGCCTGCCTCTACGGCGTGCTGCCTTGCAACGGCCTGACCTACGCAGGTCCGCACAACTGCGCCTGCTACCCCGAGGCCAAGCTGGACGGCATGGCCGCCATGGCCTCCGCCCCGCGCTACCCCATGCCACCGCACACCGCCGACAGCGCCCGCCTGACCAAAGGCCCCGCGTATGCCGAGCCCATCGAAGAAAAGCCCGCCGACTCCAAGGACTGGCCGACCTACCGCTCAGACAATGCGCGCAGCGGCTACTCCAATCAGGATCTGAAGAAGGATCTCGGCATGGCCTGGGAGGTCAAGCTCACACCGCCGCTCAGCACCACCACCACGGCTGCGGGGCTAACCTTTGTGTCAGAGGTGGACAAGCACACGCTGCATGCCTTCAATTCTGCCACGGGGAAAGAGGCCTGGCATTTCATCGCCGGTGGTCGCATGGACTCGCCGCCCACCTACTGGCAGGGCCGCGTGTATGTGGGTGGCAATGACGGCAATGTGTACTGCCTCCGCGCCAAGGACGGCGCGCTGGTGTGGAAATTCCAGGGCGCACCCGTGATGATGAGCCACGGCGCGTGGGAAATGATGGAGAGCGTGTGGCCCGTGCACGGCAGCGTGCTGGTGGAAAACGGCCTCGTCAGCTTTGTCTCCGGCCACTCCTGCTTCCTCGATGGCGGCCTGTGGTTCTACCGCATCGATGCCAAGACCGGCGAGATGAAGGTGAAGGTGAACTACGACGACCGCGACCCCGAAACCGGCGGCGATCTGAACGACCGCCACAAGACCCTGCAGATGCCCGTGGCGCTGAACGACATCCTCAGCAGCGATGGCAAGTGGACCTTCCTCCGCACCCAGAAGATCGACCCCGCCGGACTGCGCGTGGAGGTCGGCCCTGTGAGCGGAGATTTTGACAAGCAGGGCGGCGCGCACAAAGGCGAGGGCAAGCACCTCTTTGCGCCGATGGGCTTCCTGGATGACTCCAATTTCCACCGCAGCTACTGGGTCTATGGCAAGAGCTTTGCCGGTGGCCACGGCGGTTACTTCCAGGCAGGCAAGTACGCGCCTGCAGGCCGCATCCTGGTGCACGATGACAAGAACGTGTACTCCTACGGCCGCGAGGCGCAGTACTACAAGTGGACCACCACCATGGAGTACACGCTCTACGCCACCTCCAAGGAGCCGCCGGACGAAGCCTACGACACCGAAAGCGCCACCACCGAGCGCAAGGGCAACAGCGTGGTGCTGGACAAAGACGGCAAGCCTCTGGCCGTGCAGCCCGCCAAGGAAACCCAGGTGGGCCACAGCGAAACTCTCAAGGCCCAGGCCGAAGCCCGCAAGAAGGGCAAGGGCAAAGGCGGCGAAGCCAAGGGCAATGCCAAAGGCGGAGCCAAGGCCAAAAACGCGCCCATCCCCGGCAGCGTGCAGTTCCCCGATGTGCCTGCGCTCGACCCCAAGGAAACCGCCATCACCGTGGAGGCCTGGGTGCTGCCAGACAAGCCCAGCGGCACGATCATCAATCACGGCGGCCCGCGCCTCGGTGTGGGGCTCGACTTCCATGATCGCAAGCCGCAGTTCCACATCCGCGACGACAGCAAGGTCAGCACCATCGTCTCCGCCGAGGCCTTTGGCGAAGGCTGGCACCATATCGCCGGCGTGCTGGCGGCAGACAAGAAGATGACCCTCTACATTGATGGCAAGCTGGTGGCCGAAGGCACCGCCGGAAACCTCATCTCCGCCAAGCCCGCCAACCCGCTCATCGTGGGCAATGGCAGCGGCGTGGCCGAGGAGAGCGCCGGAGCCTACAGCGGCCTGCTGGACCAGCTGGCCATCTACCACAAGGCCCTGACCGCCGCCGAGGTGCAGCGCCGCTTTGAAGAGCCGGACGCCAAACCCGCCGATGCCGTGCTGGTGTGCAACTTTGACAACGGCGACTCCCGCGACAGCTCCGGCAATGAAGTCCACGGCGTGGGCGCAGGCGTGGAGTCTGGCAAGGGCAAGGTGGGCGGCGCGCTCTGGTTCAAAGGCGATGCCGCAGGTGGCGGCAAGGGTGACAAAAACAGCGGCAGCTTTGTGAAGCACACCTGGGACCGCTTTGTACCCATCGTGGCCCGCAGCATGGCGCTGGCCGGCAAGACCGTGCTCGTCAGCGGCGCGCCCGACATGATCGACGAAGAGTACGCCTTTGAGCGCCTCGCCGCCAAGGACCCCGCCATCCTGCAGGAGCTCAAGGAGCAGGACGAAGCCCTGGACGGCAAACGCGGTGCCAAGATGTGGGCCGTGAACACCGAAACCGGCGAGCAAAGCACCGGCCTCGAACTCACCAGCCCGCCCGTGTGGGACGGCATCACCGTGGCCCAGGGCTGCGTCTTTGTGAGCACCATGGACGGAAGGCTGCAGTGCTTTGGGAAGTGA